Proteins encoded within one genomic window of Triticum aestivum cultivar Chinese Spring chromosome 2D, IWGSC CS RefSeq v2.1, whole genome shotgun sequence:
- the LOC123050092 gene encoding polygalacturonase inhibitor-like produces the protein MRASSLVEHCATVVAVVLLAAAAAAAAARTKDECHSGDKAALLAIKSAFGNASYFNSWTPDTPCCEWANVSCDGSASPYTARRVVGVSLVNDASLAGPLPGAAIARLTALQQLVLNYVPGVNGSIPRDLTRLNATLSFLDIISTGISGPVPSFLSEITALSYLSLSSNKLTGSIPASLADMPNLYFLDLGYNRLTGTIPPQLLRKGSYLYLSHNKLTGSVPAEFAAVNFWTIDLSYNGFKGDASFLLGANKPLLNLDLSHNAFSFNLSGVQLPEGLNSLELSHNEIYGDIPEMVVDMMLNYLNVSYNRLSGVVPAGGNMAWFDQSCFQHNKGLCGSPLPPCKQ, from the coding sequence ATGCGCGCCTCATCACTCGTGGAGCACTGCGCCACCGTGGTCGCCGTGGTGCTcctcgccgcggcggcggcggcggcggcagcacggACGAAGGACGAGTGCCACTCCGGCGACAAGGCGGCGCTGCTGGCCATCAAATCCGCCTTCGGCAACGCCTCCTACTTCAACTCATGGACGCCCGACACCCCGTGCTGCGAGTGGGCCAACGTCTCCTGTGACGGCTCGGCCTCCCCCTACACCGCGCGCCGCGTCGTCGGCGTGTCCTTGGTGAACGACGCCAGCCTCGCCGGCCCGTTGCCCGGCGCCGCCATCGCCCGGCTCACCGCGCTGCAGCAGCTCGTGCTGAACTACGTGCCCGGCGTGAACGGCAGCATCCCGCGCGACCTCACCCGCCTCAACGCCACCCTCAGCTTCCTCGACATCATCTCCACGGGCATCTCCGGCCCGGTGCCGTCGTTCCTGTCCGAGATCACGGCGCTCAGCTACCTCAGCCTCTCCTCCAACAAGCTCACGGGCTCCATCCCGGCGTCGCTCGCGGACATGCCCAACCTCTACTTCCTCGACCTCGGCTATAACCGCCTCACGGGCACGATACCGCCTCAGCTCCTCAGGAAGGGCTCATACCTCTACCTCTCCCACAACAAGCTCACCGGCAGCGTCCCGGCCGAGTTCGCCGCCGTGAATTTCTGGACCATCGACCTGTCATACAACGGTTTCAAGGGCGACGCCTCGTTCCTGTTGGGCGCCAACAAGCCGCTGCTGAACCTGGACCTGTCGCACAATGCCTTCAGCTTCAACCTCTCCGGCGTGCAGCTGCCCGAGGGCCTCAACAGCTTGGAGCTGAGCCACAACGAGATCTACGGCGACATCCCGGAAATGGTGGTCGACATGATGCTGAATTATTTGAACGTGAGCTACAATCGCCTcagcggcgtggtgcccgccggtGGCAACATGGCCTGGTTTGATCAGTCCTGCTTCCAGCACAACAAGGGGCTGTGTGGAAGCCCACTTCCACCCTGCAAGCAGTGA